One segment of Panthera leo isolate Ple1 chromosome A3, P.leo_Ple1_pat1.1, whole genome shotgun sequence DNA contains the following:
- the SCP2D1 gene encoding SCP2 sterol-binding domain-containing protein 1, with the protein MWKRIDHQPKIKAGDGPQAAQLKELGAAQEPAMSHALELSEFQSFPVFEDISHHIKEEGAQLVKKVNAIFQLDITKDGKTILQWTIDLKNGSGDMYPGPARLPADTIFTIPEPIFMELVLGKMNPQKAFLAGKFKVSGKVLLGQKLERVFKDWAKF; encoded by the coding sequence ATGTGGAAGAGAATTGACCATCAACCCAAAATCAAAGCAGGGGATGGACCTCAGGCAGCCCAGCTCAAAGAACTGGGTGCAGCTCAGGAACCTGCCATGTCACACGCTCTAGAGCTGTCAGAATTCCAGAGCTTTCCTGTGTTTGAAGACATTAGCCATCACATCAAAGAAGAGGGGGCCCAACTGGTAAAGAAAGTCAATGCCATCTTTCAGCTGGACATCACCAAAGATGGGAAGACCATTCTGCAGTGGACCATCGATCTGAAGAATGGTTCTGGGGACATGTATCCAGGACCTGCCAGGCTCCCAGCAGACACTATCTTCACAATCCCAGAACCCATCTTTATGGAGTTGGTTTTGGGCAAAATGAACCCTCAGAAGGCTTTCCTTGCTGGCAAGTTCAAAGTGAGTGGCAAAGTTCTGCTTGGTCAGAAGCTGGAGAGGGTTTTCAAAGACTGGGCTAAATTTTAA